The Paraburkholderia fungorum genome window below encodes:
- a CDS encoding CAP domain-containing protein, whose product MRLHHAPGPSPTIVVGTATALDYVNARRQEAGLPLIAADDDIAAAAADHARYLDLNRVGTHEETEGKPGFTGIDVITRVRLHAPAYGASEVLAVFGGPRPVDRPIEDIFASPYHRGAILFDWARAGEASVVGFSSVTVVDFADIAPALTDTELVAWPYDGQRDVPTTWVNNEQPDPMGADGRYRGQALGYPITLSGGPSAHIELLSVELRNQRGKKVPCRIAPLTAADTARNTAVCTPYEPLRTGTRYTVHALGHVTQLGKVAPFDIAWAFTTQDEARRAAPVVAQNRSQ is encoded by the coding sequence GTGCGCTTGCACCACGCGCCGGGGCCTTCGCCTACGATCGTCGTCGGCACGGCAACCGCACTCGACTATGTGAACGCTCGTCGTCAGGAAGCCGGCTTGCCACTCATCGCGGCCGATGATGACATTGCTGCTGCGGCGGCGGATCACGCGCGGTATCTGGATCTGAATCGCGTCGGAACCCACGAAGAAACCGAAGGAAAGCCGGGCTTTACAGGCATCGATGTCATCACACGCGTCAGGCTCCACGCGCCCGCCTATGGCGCGAGCGAGGTGCTTGCCGTGTTCGGCGGTCCACGTCCTGTCGACAGACCTATTGAGGATATTTTTGCGTCCCCGTATCACCGGGGTGCAATCCTGTTCGATTGGGCACGCGCGGGCGAAGCGTCGGTTGTCGGGTTCAGTTCCGTAACGGTGGTTGACTTCGCAGACATCGCGCCCGCGCTCACGGATACCGAATTGGTCGCCTGGCCATACGATGGTCAACGGGATGTGCCCACGACATGGGTGAACAACGAGCAACCCGATCCAATGGGTGCAGACGGTCGCTATCGAGGACAGGCATTGGGCTATCCAATTACCCTGTCGGGCGGGCCCAGCGCGCACATTGAATTGTTAAGCGTCGAATTGCGGAATCAGCGTGGGAAAAAAGTGCCGTGCAGAATTGCGCCGCTCACCGCTGCCGATACTGCGCGCAACACCGCGGTTTGTACGCCGTATGAGCCGCTTCGCACGGGTACGCGTTATACCGTTCACGCGCTTGGGCACGTCACGCAATTGGGTAAGGTCGCGCCTTTTGATATTGCGTGGGCGTTTACTACGCAAGATGAGGCAAGACGGGCAGCTCCGGTCGTCGCGCAAAACCGGAGTCAATGA
- a CDS encoding LysR family transcriptional regulator, whose product MAAQLQSFTAAALQLGVTSSAVGKGVSRLERRLGVKLLHRTTRRLSLTSEGEIYLTSCLRVIGDLDDTEDCLSTGQPEPRGQLRIELPGAFGRTHIAPALIALARQYPQLDLTITFGDRTVDMISEGIDLAVRIGDLKDDPELVARPLGEQHLVICASPDYLRKRGQVAGKAALLEHDCIIGWRRGIRATWLLSGPDGSVDEQEIHVRHELGDGEMMVRGVLEGCGLSQLPTWLVHEHLKSGDLVTVLDEFSGVRMPIHVIWPRTRYVQPKVRVVSDALLALAEGRPEVFACGPA is encoded by the coding sequence CTGGCGGCGCAGCTTCAAAGCTTTACGGCTGCGGCATTGCAACTCGGTGTCACCAGTTCCGCGGTCGGCAAGGGAGTGTCCCGGCTCGAGCGTCGTCTCGGTGTAAAGCTTCTTCATCGAACTACGCGCCGGCTCTCCTTGACCAGCGAAGGAGAGATCTATCTGACCAGTTGCTTACGTGTGATCGGGGATCTGGACGACACCGAGGATTGCCTCTCCACGGGACAACCTGAGCCGCGGGGGCAACTACGAATCGAATTGCCCGGCGCGTTCGGGCGCACGCATATCGCACCGGCGTTGATAGCGCTGGCGAGACAGTACCCGCAACTAGACCTGACGATTACTTTTGGTGACCGCACGGTCGACATGATTAGCGAAGGTATTGATCTTGCGGTACGTATCGGCGATCTGAAGGATGATCCAGAACTCGTTGCCCGACCGCTCGGTGAACAGCATCTGGTCATTTGCGCCTCGCCTGACTATTTGCGAAAGCGCGGTCAGGTGGCCGGCAAGGCGGCCCTGCTTGAGCATGACTGCATCATTGGATGGCGCAGGGGCATACGTGCTACCTGGTTACTCTCCGGCCCGGACGGCTCGGTCGACGAGCAGGAAATTCACGTTCGTCACGAACTGGGCGACGGAGAGATGATGGTGCGAGGTGTCCTTGAGGGCTGCGGCTTGTCCCAGTTGCCGACCTGGCTGGTGCATGAGCATTTGAAGTCGGGCGATCTGGTGACGGTTCTGGATGAGTTCTCGGGGGTGAGAATGCCCATCCACGTTATCTGGCCTCGAACTCGCTATGTCCAACCAAAGGTGCGTGTCGTCAGCGACGCTTTGCTGGCATTGGCGGAAGGGCGCCCAGAGGTTTTCGCGTGCGGTCCGGCCTGA
- a CDS encoding nuclear transport factor 2 family protein, with the protein MKKLYTETTLEPGHSLADRGTGDTELQCRSRKALKLRRQYEFGNSIESLISHKYPEKCFTLSWQDKVNGFLRDLSSKCAGLSWQHLFPTEESVSTDISKLLAIEAIKNVRKRYCHYLDANRMDALAQLFTTDAICEVDRGVWRGRDAIREGLSQAFAAFDTQSRGRYPFLHAITNQWIELLDEDRAEGRCYLIDLVTTRPASESPFLLLGLYADEYRLVDDHWLISRTRLDAVWPESNGGGGDPGNGLILPS; encoded by the coding sequence ATGAAGAAGCTTTACACCGAGACGACGCTCGAGCCGGGACACTCCCTTGCCGACCGCGGAACTGGTGACACCGAGTTGCAATGCCGCAGCCGTAAAGCTTTGAAGCTGCGCCGCCAGTACGAATTCGGTAATTCCATCGAATCGCTGATAAGCCATAAGTATCCCGAGAAATGCTTTACTTTATCCTGGCAGGATAAAGTGAATGGATTTTTGAGGGATTTATCGAGTAAATGCGCGGGGTTAAGCTGGCAACACCTATTTCCGACCGAGGAATCTGTGTCTACCGACATCTCGAAGTTACTCGCGATTGAAGCCATCAAGAACGTCCGCAAGCGCTATTGCCACTACCTGGATGCGAACCGGATGGATGCGCTTGCCCAGCTATTCACCACGGACGCGATCTGCGAAGTCGATCGCGGCGTGTGGCGTGGACGGGATGCGATCCGTGAGGGGCTCTCCCAAGCCTTCGCAGCTTTCGATACTCAAAGCCGTGGGCGCTACCCATTTCTGCATGCGATCACCAACCAATGGATCGAACTCCTTGACGAGGATCGCGCTGAGGGACGTTGCTACCTGATCGACCTGGTGACGACACGGCCTGCATCAGAAAGTCCGTTTCTGTTGCTTGGCCTTTACGCCGACGAATATCGACTCGTCGACGATCATTGGCTTATCAGCCGTACCCGCCTCGACGCCGTCTGGCCGGAGTCCAACGGCGGTGGCGGCGACCCGGGAAACGGTCTGATCCTGCCCAGTTAA
- a CDS encoding alkene reductase has translation MLFEPYDLAGTPLSNRVVMAPMTRARALNDIPDEHTVLYYSQRATAGLIVSEGVPISREGCGYLFNPGLYMDEQTDAWRQVTDAVHAKGGKIFAQLWHVGRMSHVSIQPDGLAPVSSVSQLAEKSNAFAWIAPGQAGPIQASHPRALSEKEVKRITVDFVQAARRAIDAGFDGVELHGANGYLFEQFLNGALNTRTDIYGGSIENRLRFMRETLDALAYEIGNTRVAVRLSPFGRLFDMRPYEDEAQTWLYAADVLNEMRLSYVHLSDQLTIGAESIPDGFAARFREAYQGTLMAAGGFTRATAEAALARGELDLIAFGRPFISNPDLVERMKHDWPIADADRATLYGVNGTVANGYTDYPFYPSQVE, from the coding sequence ATGTTATTTGAACCCTATGATCTGGCCGGTACGCCGCTTTCGAATCGCGTAGTCATGGCTCCCATGACGCGCGCGCGAGCACTCAATGACATCCCCGATGAGCACACTGTTCTCTACTATTCGCAAAGGGCGACTGCGGGCCTGATTGTCAGTGAGGGTGTGCCCATTTCGCGCGAAGGCTGCGGATATCTGTTCAATCCGGGGCTTTATATGGATGAACAGACCGACGCCTGGCGTCAAGTCACAGATGCAGTGCACGCAAAAGGCGGGAAAATTTTCGCCCAATTGTGGCACGTAGGACGTATGTCGCACGTATCCATCCAGCCCGACGGATTAGCACCCGTGTCCTCGGTTTCGCAACTGGCCGAGAAGTCGAACGCTTTTGCGTGGATCGCACCTGGTCAAGCTGGGCCCATTCAGGCAAGTCATCCTAGAGCGTTAAGCGAAAAGGAAGTTAAGCGAATCACCGTCGACTTTGTACAGGCCGCGCGCAGGGCAATTGATGCCGGTTTCGATGGCGTCGAACTGCATGGTGCAAACGGCTACCTGTTCGAACAGTTTCTGAATGGGGCGCTGAACACGCGTACCGATATCTACGGGGGGTCTATCGAGAACCGCCTGCGGTTTATGCGGGAAACGCTCGATGCGCTCGCCTATGAAATCGGCAATACGCGGGTTGCTGTGCGGCTATCACCCTTTGGCCGCCTGTTCGACATGCGGCCTTACGAGGATGAAGCACAAACGTGGCTGTACGCGGCTGATGTGCTGAATGAAATGCGTCTCTCCTATGTCCATTTGAGCGATCAGTTGACCATCGGCGCGGAGTCGATCCCTGATGGCTTCGCTGCCCGATTCCGCGAGGCGTATCAGGGCACGTTGATGGCGGCAGGTGGGTTCACCCGCGCCACCGCCGAGGCGGCCCTCGCTCGCGGCGAACTCGACCTGATCGCGTTCGGACGGCCGTTCATTTCGAACCCGGATCTGGTCGAGCGGATGAAGCACGACTGGCCCATTGCTGACGCGGATCGTGCCACCTTATACGGTGTGAATGGCACGGTTGCCAACGGTTACACTGACTATCCGTTTTACCCGTCCCAAGTCGAGTGA
- a CDS encoding MBL fold metallo-hydrolase, whose product MTTLPIAQRWFELQRVSDDITLLWEPHVVPLMRCNIWHVRGRDRDLMIDTGMGIGSLRDAARHLLQKDVTAVATHTHSDHVGGHYEFEHTLVHELEADNLRSPRERGTLLASVLGDKAIRRYREAGYSIDGDLITALPDADYSMSDYRVRAATVTEIVKEGNVVDLGNRSFEVLHLPGHSPGSIGLWEAASGTLFSGDAIYDGPLLDEIGGADIPTYVRTMKRLRELPVQVVHAGHDGSFGRERLIELVDAYLAKRT is encoded by the coding sequence ATGACCACGTTACCAATTGCCCAGCGGTGGTTTGAACTCCAACGCGTCAGCGATGACATCACCCTGCTTTGGGAACCCCACGTCGTGCCGCTGATGCGCTGCAATATCTGGCATGTGCGCGGCCGCGACCGAGACCTGATGATCGACACGGGGATGGGTATCGGCAGCCTGCGCGATGCGGCCAGGCACCTGTTGCAGAAGGACGTCACCGCCGTTGCGACGCACACGCACTCGGATCACGTCGGCGGACATTACGAGTTCGAACACACACTGGTTCACGAGTTGGAGGCAGATAACCTGCGCTCGCCGCGCGAGCGTGGCACCCTCCTGGCATCGGTGTTGGGCGACAAGGCAATTCGCCGGTATCGCGAAGCAGGGTATTCGATCGACGGTGATCTGATTACGGCGCTTCCCGACGCTGATTACTCGATGTCTGACTATCGCGTGCGGGCCGCGACGGTGACGGAAATCGTCAAGGAAGGGAACGTCGTCGATCTCGGTAACCGGAGTTTTGAAGTCCTGCATCTGCCCGGCCATTCACCGGGCAGCATTGGCCTGTGGGAAGCGGCTTCCGGCACTCTGTTCTCCGGCGATGCGATCTACGATGGCCCGCTACTGGACGAGATAGGCGGCGCCGATATTCCGACTTATGTGCGAACGATGAAGCGCTTGCGTGAACTACCCGTGCAAGTGGTTCACGCTGGGCACGATGGGAGCTTCGGGCGCGAAAGACTGATCGAGTTGGTCGATGCCTATCTGGCCAAACGCACCTGA